GCATTTAATTTTGGGGGGTGTAAAtacattgataaaagtcaccttgtcctagagagatttacacggttatcaaaatgtcaatTCAGGGAAAGCCTAtacaaaacacagccattttttagtgtttctaaaatcccctatgggaaaaatgtatggtggaaaaatgattggaaccagttccctgtttgactgctaggttttatagatattatgactcatactgcgGTAGTACAGTATTTTGTGTTTCAAGAGCTGAATTCTGGATATTTTCAGATACAGGTGTTATGTGTTAAAGATACTATAGTCTCAAAAGTCGACAAACATGTACAACTTGGTCAAAACTTGTAAAGtggtggtcccatgtttcacgagctaaaataaaagatccaatAAAGTTTCCATAGGGACAAAAAGGAtatttctttcaaatgttgtgcacaaatttgtgtacatctctgttagtgaacatttctcctttgccaagataatccatccacctgacaggtctagcatatcaagaagctgattaaacagcattatcattacacaggtgcatcttgtgctggggacaataaaaggccactttcaaatgtgcagttgtcacacaacacaatgccacagatgtcaacaagttgagggagtgtgcaattggcatgctgactgcaggaatatccaccagagctgttgccagagaatttaatgttctgaaataaagctgaaaatgtcccagttcttccatggcctgcatactcagacatgtcaccaattgagcatgtttgggatgctctggatcacgtacgtgtacgacagagtgttccagttcccaacaatatccagcaacttcacacagccattgaagagtgggacaacattgcacaggtcacaatcaacagcctgatcaactatgcgaaggagatgtgtcgtgctgcatgaggcaaatagtggtcacaccaaatgggggtcacaccagatacgAACTGGTTTTCTTTTCTACACCCCTACttattttttaaggtatctgtgaccaacagatgcatattggtattcccagtgatgtgaaatccatagattagggcctaattaatgtatttcaattgactgatttccatataaGAACTGTAACTccctaaaatctttgaaattgttgcatgttgtgtttatatttttgttcagtatatgtgtaACTGATAAATGCAAAAGAATACTACATGTTCGTGTTtttaatgtatgtaaattgtaaagtattttgtctgtaatggcTTGTttgttatgtgtcggaccccagtaagactagctctCGCCaatggcgtcggctaatggggaagctaatgaaatcaacaacaaacaaaaaaatcacaGTGAGCTCCGGAACCATGTATTATATTCTATTCATATGTTTCCGTCTAGCGTGAGGGAACAGTTATTATTTGCACACTGCTACGTCACGTCACAGTTCCACAATGGCGAGCCCTGTTATGGAAGAACTTCCAAAGACTTCTGTGTTGGAACCACTGAAGGGGCTCCTGCTCACTTATTTCATGCCAGAATCATGTTACGACGAGTTTTTCCTCAATTTTAACTTTCTGGATGGTAAGTCAAGTTGTTACATAATTGACTGACGTTTGATTGCAAGAGCTAacttagctagttaacgttagctagccagggCTTCAACGTTGAATGGATgagctagctaggtaacgttagcttgCAAGACCTGCGTTTTTAATCGATATTTCACAAAGTAACTTCTATGTTATCTTTTGCGTTTACAGTTACTGGATATAAAGAAATATATTGGACGGGATGTATGTAGGGATCGTACCCTCTAAACAGGCTAAAAAGACAGAAGAGGAGCTAACGTCAGTAGCTAGTTGGACGTTTTGTTTTGACAGCGTTCAGAGGCGGGGCTATCTCATGCCAGTGTTCCTCAATCTCTTGTAGTTCCTCAATAATTCTAGATAGGAGAAGAATGACATATCTATCTGTTCTCTCTGACAATACCCGTTCAATCATTGATTGTTTCTGTCTGCAGTGCCATGTCTAAAGATTGTGCTGAGCAAAGGTCTGGGCATTGGAATCATCCTGGGGTCTGTGATGGGTAAGACTAagattctcttcctcctctctctatctcgttCTCTCtatttcaattcaaagggctttattggcatgggaaacatatgtttacattgccaaagcaagtgaaatagatcattaacaaaagtgaaataaacaattaaacatgaacagtaaacattactctcaatctttatctctgtctctctctcccgatGTGTGCAAAGCATAACTCCCTGCCCCTCTcttatatacaggtaactgccaaaataaaggaaacacttgagtaaatgagggatacaaagtactgtacaggtgtggttcctgagttaaaggccatcagactgttaaatagccatcactagcacattggaggctgctgcctatatacatagacttgaaatcactagccactttaataaatggaacactagtcactttaataatgtttacatattttgcattactcatctcatttgtatatactgtattatattctattcaactgtattttagtgtttgcagcttatatattcttaattccattcctgtacttagatgtgtgtgtattgttgtgaaattgttagatattactgcactgttggagctagaaacacaagcatttcgctacacccacaataacatctgctaaacatgtgtatgtgaccaataacatttgatttgattaagcaatttacatcccatcatgcttagggtcatgaataaaaatgcccagttgcccattattttggctaccatggctagaagaagataTGTCAATGACTTttaaagaggggtctcaaaggagcataggggggtttaaagtgtgggtgtgtgtctcagtcaccagatgtcAACCGAATTGGTTCTGGAGCAGTGCCtaagacagcgttttccaccaccatcaacaaaacccaAAATtctggaatttcttgtggaagaatggtgggGCATCCCtcaaatagagttccagacacttgtagaatctatgccacggtgcattgaagctgttctgggtgCTAGTGggggcccaacgccctattaagacactatgttggtgtttcctttttttgggcagttacctgtagatggAAAGATATCTACAATAGAGTTCGATCCATCAAGCACACATTTAGGTAATACATAACCCatatctcgctctctccccacagTAAAGCTGCCTCAGATCCTGAAGCTGATGGGGGCTAAGAGTGCAGATGGTCTAAGCTTCAACTCTGTCTTGCTGGAGCTGCTGGCTATCACCGGCACCATGGCCTATAGCATTGCTAACAGCTTCCCCTTCAGGTACTGTGGTAGAGTTGTACACACACACGTTAGACATgcacagacagtcacacacacagacacggcaCAAGTTAACATATTTTGCGTTTTCTCTTTCAGTGCCTGGGGTGAGGCCCTCTTCCTCATGTTACAGACAGTAGCCATCGGGTTCCTCATAATGCATTATGGAGGCAACACAGTCaaaggtaagacacacacacacacacacacctacctgacGATAAGACTTGACACTCACTACTAACATTTCCTTTTGAGCTTACAATGTACGACTTTCAGTTAGCATACAACTAGCTACCCTCACAAGCAGTGGTTGatgttctatttctgtgtgtctgCTCCCTCTAGGTCTGCTGTTCCTGGTGGTGTACTTTGGTCTGGTAGCTCTGCTGCTCTCCCCTGTAACGCCAATGCCTGTGGTCATGGCCATGCAGGCCTCCAACATGCCTGCTATCATCATTGGCAGGGTACGTGGAGCATGAATAGATTTTCTAACACGCGTAACATAATCGGCGTGTTATATTGTAATAACAGCGTTATAACGTTGTTCGAGCACCACATTGGACAATAAACGTGTTTTAATATTTTCATGTTATCCTCtaggatttatttgcactttgaATAGTTCAACTGTGAAAAATGTACCCCAAAATAGATCAATAATAAAGTCAATTTGTGTTATAAATGTGTTTTTATAGGAGTTGTCATTAGTTAACAAATAATGTTATCATTGTGTTAATCTGTGATCGTGTTTATTTCTCCCTGTGATTGCAGCTTATTCAGGTAGTGACTAACTATCGTAATGGACACACAGGTCAGCTGTCtgccatcactgtgtttatgctGTTCGCTGGCTCCTTGGCTCGCATATTCACCTCAATacaggtatatgtgtgtgtacagtgaatgtacactgagtataccaaacagttgagttgcacccctcaattggtcagggcatggactccacaaggtgtcaaaagtgttccacagggatgctggcccatgttgactccaatgcttcctacagttgtgtcaagttggctggatgtcctttgggtggtggaacattcttaatacacacgggaaactgttgagtgtgaaaacccagCGGCATTTCTtgacaaaccggtgtgcctggcacctactaccataccccattcattGGCACttaaaatattttgtctttcccattcactctctgaattgCAAGCATACACAATTTATGTCTGAATTGTCTCTAGTCTTAaagatccttctttaacctgtctccttcccttcatctacactgattgaagttgatttaacaagtgacatcaataagggatcatagctttcacctggtcagtctgtcatggaaaaagcaggtgttcttaatgttttgtatacttaaTGTTTTGTTACATGTACATTTTTTGTCAataagcagacgctcttatcctgaGTGACTTAGTCGGTATGTGCAGCTGTGCGTGAGTAAAATGTGCTACTGTGTATaaagtgtgtgtactgtatgtgagagTGTGGATGCGTCATAAgcggcacactattccctatatagtaggtaataagagcgtctgctaaatgacacctaaagggaaaagggtgccatttgaggtagtctgtgtgtgtgatcctgTCCTAATCCAACATGCCAATAATTTCTACTTTTCACTTCCTGGTTTCTCTCTACCAACAGGAAACGGGTGACTCCCTGATGGCCCTGACCTATGTCATATCCTCTTCCTGTAACGGTCTTATCGCTGCCCAGCTCCTGTACTACTGGAACAGCAGCCCGGCACTGAAGAAGAAGACAGAGTAGATAGACGGGTGCACATGAAATTAGTTGCCTCTaaattggcaccctatttccaatatagtgcactacttttgaccaggacccataaggctgtggtcaaaagtagtgcactatattgggaatcgcgtgccattttgggatgcagtagagagaatatatatatagacagggtgcagctcaaatggcaccctattccatatgtagtgcactgctgACCAGGGCCATGGACTCTAATGGTACACTATGGGGAATTGGGTGTCATTTGAGATTTGCACCAATTCACATCTAGCAATTCATACACTCTGCACTCCTCTGCTGTAAGCTTAGCTCTGGACCAAACATTCTATTCCCACCACCCAAACCAAGGAACTCTCTACTCTACCTGACTTCAATGATACTGTGACTAcagcccagttagactagctCACAGAGAAATCTTTAGTTTTGCCTCCGTGTTTTAGCTCAGGGAAGGGAAGGCTTGACACTCTTATTTCTCCATCCTGAACACTGATTCTACTAAACGCCACAGAAGTGCCGATAcagagtagggtgaagttgccgcTTGACGCTGATCCTGAGTCAGTTTTGCATTTTTCCCCACTTATGGTTACGGTTAGGATTctgggaggggaagctgatcctatatctgtacctaggggaaacttcaccccagagcTGTCAAAACACCCACTACGGTCAGTTGTTTTCAACAATACTCCTAAATCTTTATGCCTCCCTAACAATGCATTACATTGTTCCAGTTATATTACACGGGTTGTCCTCGGATCATAATCTAGAATGAAAACGCATTCCAGAACACAACCAGGAAGTGAACTATTCTAGCTATAATCAAGGGGTCAAGCAATAGAGGTTTACTGTGGAATTCTCTGTCAGTATGTTTGAGTTAAATGTTCGACCTTTAAGTTGTTGAAGCTTTGTTGCCTGAGTGTGATCGAaagcagcctggtctcagatcctTTAATGCTTGTGCCAACTTCATTGCTGTACTTGGTAAACCATGTTTGGCGTGACAGAGTTACAAGGATTTGGCATTAttgcacaaacagactggcacacaGGCTAGATCCAAATAACTGTACTGAATCAAATGGTTATCAGTCCAAATGATGTTTTTCTGTGTTTCTTTGTGCATATAGATGCTGTATTTGTTTAATGATAAATCACATCTTTTATTGAATTCAAGGAATGATTCCACAATACTAAATAATTCATTCCAATTTGATTCAGATTAACCTGGGAGCAGAAATTTGGGGTCATTATAGTGTTATGTTGAAGTCCAATTTCTCTGTTTAGTTTTAGTTTACTTGTTGAGATTCAACTTCTCGTGTTAAGGTACTGCTCGCACTTGTATGCGTCACATGCGAGTGCTACTGTTCTGAAGATGGTAAGAGTTTATTTTCATGcgaaaatgtaataaaatatgttttgttggaACTGCTCAGGTGTCTGTAGTTTTCTCTTATGTTTTCAGAACTCCAGTCCAAGAGAGCCTGTGTGTTGTGCAGGCTTTCATTCCAACCCTGCGGTAAACATCCCTG
This is a stretch of genomic DNA from Salvelinus alpinus chromosome 11, SLU_Salpinus.1, whole genome shotgun sequence. It encodes these proteins:
- the mpdu1b gene encoding mannose-P-dolichol utilization defect 1b; translation: MASPVMEELPKTSVLEPLKGLLLTYFMPESCYDEFFLNFNFLDVPCLKIVLSKGLGIGIILGSVMVKLPQILKLMGAKSADGLSFNSVLLELLAITGTMAYSIANSFPFSAWGEALFLMLQTVAIGFLIMHYGGNTVKGLLFLVVYFGLVALLLSPVTPMPVVMAMQASNMPAIIIGRLIQVVTNYRNGHTGQLSAITVFMLFAGSLARIFTSIQETGDSLMALTYVISSSCNGLIAAQLLYYWNSSPALKKKTE